Sequence from the Aliidongia dinghuensis genome:
GCGGGCGTGGATCAGGCGCGGGAAGCGCGCGCGCAGCGTCTGTTCGTAGCCGATGCCCCAGCGCTCGAGCGTGCCGGCCTTGAAATTCTCGACCAGCACGTCGGCGTCCTCGAGCAGGCGGAACAGGATCTCGCGCGCCTCGGGCTTGGTGAAGTCCATGGCGACCGACTGCTTGTTGCGGTTGACGCCAATGAAATAGGACGCGTCGCCGTCGCGGAACGGCGGGCCCCAGCCGCGCGTCTCGTCGCCGGTCGGCGGCTCGATCTTGATAATCTCCGCGCCGTGGTCGCCCAGGATCTGCGTGCAGTAAGGACCGCCGAGCACGCGGGTCAGGTCGACGACCCGGATGCCGGCGAGCGCGCCGGGATGGGGTTGAATGGTCATGGAACGGTCTCTCCGGCAGGGGCGCGCCAGCCGAGCACCTCGGCGGCGAAGGCAGGATAGGTCTCGGCCAGGTCTTGTGCGACCGGGCCGCGCATCAGCGCGAGATCGGCCTCGGACGGCTCTGCCGTCGTCGGCACCACGTCCGGTGCCGCGAAGGTGAAGCCCGTGCGGTCGCGCACTTCCTCGAGTGTCACACCCGGGTGCAGGCTCGCGAGCGTGAAGCGGCCGGCCGTCTTGTCGAAATGGAAGACGCAGAGGTTGGTCACGAGCGCATGTGGGCCGCCCGGCCGATAGACGCCAGGGGCGCTGGTGCCAGGCGCCGACACGAAATCGACCTGCTCGACCAGCGTGCGCCGGGTGTGCTCCAGGCGGAACAGGATGACCTTCGGCACGACGTAATAGAGATAGGCCGAACCGAATGAGCCGGAGAAGCGCGCCTTCGGCGCCGCATAATCGCCGATCGCCACCAGGTTGACGTTGCCGGCGCCGTCGATCTGGCCGCCCGAGAGGAAGAACGCGTCGATCCGGCCCTGGCCGGCGCAGTCGAACAGCTCGCGCCCGCCATCGGTGAAGAAGCTGTGGCGGCGGCTGTTCAAGATCGACACGCGCATGCCGTCATGGCGCCGGGCGCCGAGCAGTGCCGCGGCGGCCGGAATCGGCGACAGCGCGCCGACCGCAACGTGGCGCACTCGGCCGATGAGCTCGGCCACCACGCCAATCAGCAGTTCCTCGGGACGGCAATTCCCGGTCATCGCGCGAGCTCCCGGGCGAGATATGTGGCGAAGCCGGCGTCCGTCGCCGCGAGCTCGGCATATTCGGCGAGGTGCGGGCCGTCGTTCGGTCGGGCGCCGAAGCGGATGGGCCGGGTGCCCTCGGGCACAATGGCGACGCGGCCAACATAGAGCGCCGGCAGCGTGCCGGCCGCGAGCGTGTCGTCGGCGAGCAGGTCGCCGTCATAGAGCCGCTCGACCGTCACGACGCTCGTGGCCGAGGCATGGGCCATGGTGACGAGTTCCCGGCGCTTGCCGACCCAGACATTGCCGTTGCGATCGGCCATGGGGGCGTGGAACAACGCCACGTCCGGCCGGATCGCCGGGATGAGCGCCACCGGATCGTCGCCCGAACCAAAAGGATTGTCGATCACGCGCCAGTCGGGCCGGACCTTGATGAGGTCGCTGCCGATGAGCCCGCGCATGGCGGTGAAGGGCGCACCCTTTTCGCTCGCCTGCAGCCCGGCGTGGATGGCGGGGCAGGTTGCATCCTTGATGCGGATGCGCTGCTCGCGGATTGCCGCCGTGAAGCGCGGGGCAAGGCCGTATTCGCCGAGCGTGACGGCCGCGGTCTCGATCTCGGCGACGACGCCGGCACCGATCAGCAGGTCCGCCTGCAGGCCGCTCTGGGGCACGCAGACGAGGCGCAAGTTCCGGATGCCGCGCCGGATGAGCGCCCGCGTCGCCGCCATGGCGACGCCGGCATAGTCGGGCGGGATCGCCACAAGCGCGCCGTCCTCGACGAGGCGCAGAGCGGCATCGAGATCGGTCGGATGTCCGGCGGTCACAGGCCCGGCTCCTCAGCTGACGCGATAGAGATGGACGCCGTCCGTCCGGGTTTCGCGCGTAAGCTCGCCACAGCGGCGCATGTAGTTGAGATGGGCCACCACCTCGCCGACAGCGAAGCCGGTCTGGTGCGCGTCGAGCGGACGGTGGAACAGCACCGGGATGATGTCGGCAGCACTTTTGGGCGCCGCGCGGCAGGCGTCGGCGATTTCGGCGCAGCGGTGCCTGTGGTGCTGGACCAGCTCGTCGATCCGGCGGTGCAGGCCGTAGAACGGCAGGTTGTGGCAGGCGAGCACGAAGGCATCCTCCGGCAGGCTCGCCCGGATCTCGGCCAGCGAGCGGAGATAGAGGCCCAGGGGATCGGCCTCCGGCTCCATCGACCAGACGCTGACGTTCGGCGAGATTTTGGCCAGGATCTGGTCGGCCGAGAAGAACAGCTTGGTTGCGGGCTCGAACAGCATGACCTGCTCCGGCGCGTGCCCGGCACCGGTCAGGATGTCGAAGCCGCGGCCGCCGAGGGGCAGCCGGTCCCCGGCCATCAGGCGGAGAAAGGTCGGCGGCAGGCCGGTCGTCCGCTTCAGGTAACTGTGGCCGCGTCCCACGACTTGCTCGATCTGCTCGGTATTGAGGCCGGTCGTGCGGTGGAACGCGCGCAGCGGCTCGTCGCCGATGCCGGTCTGGTCGAGCTGCATTGCGTGGCTGAACAGATATTCCGTCTGGCTCATGTGGAGCGGCAGGCCATAGCGCTCGCACATCCAGCCGGCCAAGCCCACATGGTCCGGGTGGAAGTGGGTGACGATGAGACGGGTGAGCCGGCTGCCGGCGAGCGGGCCGGCCAGCACAGCCTGCCACGCGGCGCGCGTTGCGTCGTCGCCGAGCCCGGTGTCGAGCACGGCCCAGCCGCCCTCGTCCTCGATCAGGTAGACATTGACGTGATTCAGCTGGAAGGGCAGGGCCAGGCGCAGCCAAAGCACGCCGGGGGCGATTTCCACGAGGCCGCCCGGCTCGGGCGGTGCCGCATGCGGAAAGGTGAGACCGGCGGCCGCGGCCGCCGCTGGGGTCGAACTGCTCATCCAGAGCAAACTAAGGGATCAGGACTGCCCTCACAAGCGCCGCCAGTGGAACCTTGGCGTCGAAAACCTCAGCGCGGGCGGTTGGCCGCGTTCCGGGGGGCGACCAGCTGGTCGATGAAGCGGCCCTGGTACATGGCGAGGCCTATGCTGTGGCCGAAGCGCAGTGCTTCCTCGGTGTCGACATGGCACATGATGACCTTGGTCTTGCCCGTGCGCTCGACCATGTCGCGGATCTTCGCCTTCTTCTCCGGCAGGCGGTCGTCGGCCATGTTGGGCTTCCACTGCAGCTTGACGAGATCGATGCCGAGCTGCTCGCGATCGACGATCGGCAGGGTGAGCTCATTGAGGCCGTCGAGGCACAGGCGATAGCCGCGCTCGCGCGCGAAATCGCGGGCGAAGGTGAAGGCGGCGATGTCGGCATAGACGTCGAGCATCTGCAGCTCGATCACGATCGTGCCGCGTGCGCCGGCCTTGAGCGAACTGTCGAAGGCCATGAATTCCTTCGACAGGATGGTCGAGACGTTGAGGTTGAGGCTGAAGGAGTTCGAGATCGCCGGATCGTCGTTCTTGCTCAGCATCGCGAGCATGCGCTTGTCGAGCGTCTCGGTCAGGTACTGGAACAGCCAGCGATTGGCGAGGATGTCGTAGTTCGGCAGGACGAGCTTCTGCAGGTCGCCGATCGAGATGAACAGCTCGCGGAACAGCGGTTGCGGCGGCTGGGTCGTCAGGATCGCGAATACGGCCTGCCGGCGCAGCAGGTTCGAAAGATCGGCCTTGGCGATGATGTCGATGAGCTCGCCCAGGCGATGGGCATTGATCGGCGTCTTGGAGGTCTGCCCGGTGCCGGCGATCTGCGCCAGGCGCTTCTGGCGCCGCTGGGCATCCTCGTAGAGCGCCTGGGCGGACGCGCGCAGGTCGTCATACTGACGTTCCAGGTCGTACCAGGTGCAGAAACCGTCTGTCTCGTCGCTGTCCTGGACCAGGGGATCGTCGGTGAACAGGTAGCGCAGGCGCATCACCGCTTCGTCGATCTCGCTCGGATGGACGTCGCGATAGATGAAGAACAGGTCCTGGTTCGCCAGCTGGAACAGCTGGCCCTCGAACGCCCGTACCTGATTCTCGAATGTGCTGGCGGCGATACGGAGGTGATGGTCGCGACGGTTCTCGGAGCGGAGGCGGGACAGATGGACATGCACCGCACGCCGGCCGTTGCGATGGCGCGACAGCCGATCGACCTGCTCCAGGAGCCGGTACTCCTGGTCCGTTGAAATTTCTTCCTGTGCTGACCTGGACATCTTGCCTCATGCGCGGGTGCCGTCGCGGACGAGCGGAAATCGGGAGTGGCCCCGCTGAGCGGCATTGGACCCTATTTGTATTAACTCCTTCTAAACCTTGTCACGGCAACCGCTCGCGCCAGGCTGGATTGCGCGGGGCGCGGCGCGCCGGGCGCCCTAGGCGCGCCGTCGCTTGTCCGCCGCGGCGCGCGCGAGATAGGGCGCGAGGTAGCGTCCGGTGTAGCTCTCGGCCACCTCCGACACCGCCTCGGGCCGGCCCTCGGCCACGATCCGGCCGCCGCCGGCGCCGCCTTCAGGGCCGAGGTCGATCAGCCAGTCGGCGGTCTTGATGACCTCGAGATTGTGCTCGATCACCAGCACCGTATTGCCCTGGTCGACCAGCGTGTGCAGCACTTCGAGCAGCTTGCGCACGTCCTCGAAATGCAGGCCCGTGGTCGGCTCATCGAGGATATAGAGCGTCTGGCCGGTAGCACGCCGCGACAGTTCCTTGGCGAGCTTGACGCGCTGCGCCTCGCCGCCCGACAGCGTCGTCGCCGACTGGCCGACATGGATATATCCCAGGCCGACCTGCTCGAGCGTGCGGAGCTTGTCGCGAATCGACGGCACCGCCTTGAAGAACTCGGCGCCGTCCTCGACCGTCATGTCGAGCACGTCGGCGATCGACTTGCCCTTGAACGTGACCTCGAGCGTCTCGCGGTTGTAGCGCCGGCCCTTGCAGACGTCGCACTGCACATAGACGTCGGGCAGGAAATGCATCTCGATCTTGATGAGCCCGTCGCCCTGGCACGCCTCGCAGCGGCCGCCCTTGACGTTGAACGAGAAACGGCCGGGTGCGTAGCCGCGTGCCTTCGCCTCGGGCAGGCCTGCGAACCAGTCGCGGATCGGCGTGAAGCAGCCGGTATAGGTCGCCGGGTTCGAGCGCGGCGTGCGGCCGATCGGCGATTGGTCGATGTCGACGATCTTGTCGATCCGCTCGATGCCATCGATCCGCTCGTGCGGCAGCGGCTGCTCGCGCGCGCCGTTCATGCGCTTGGCGAGAGCCTTGTAGAGCGTCTCGATGATGAGCGTCGACTTGCCGCCGCCCGAGACGCCGGTCACGCACGTGAAGGTGCTGAGCGGGATCTTGACCGAGACGTTCTGCAGGTTGTTGCCGCGCGCGCCGACGATTTCGAGCGCCTTCTTCTTGTCGATCCGGCGCCGCTGGGCCGGCACGGGGATCGAGCGCTCGCCCTTGAGGTAGAGCCCGGTCAGGCTCTTCGGATGGGCCATGACCTCTTCGGGCGTGCCGTGCGCGATGATCTCGCCGCCGTGGGCACCCGCCGCCGGCCCCATGTCGATCAGATGATCGGCGGCGCGGATCGCGTCCTCGTCATGCTCGACCACCAGCACCGTGTTGCCGATGTCGCGGAGCCGCCGCAGCGTCGCCAAGAGCCGGTCGTTGTCGCGCTGGTGCAGGCCGATCGACGGCTCGTCCAGCACATAGAGCACGCCGGTCAGGCCCGAGCCGATCTGGGACGCCAAGCGGATGCGCTGGCTCTCGCCGCCGGACAGCGTCGCCGACGCGCGCGCGAGCGTCAGGTACTCGAGGCCGACGTTGTTCAAGAACCCCAGCCGCTCGTTGATCTCCTTCAGGATGCGATAGGAGATCTCGGCATCCTTGGGCGAGAGCGTCTTGGTCAGTTCCGCGAACCAGCGGCCGGCCTCGGCGATCGAGAGGGCCGTCACTTCCGAGACGTGCTTGCCGCCGATCTTGACCGCCAGTGCCTCGGGCTTGAGGCGCGCACCACCGCACGCCTCGCAGGTCTGCTGGTTCTGGAAGCGCGAGAGCTCGTCGCGGATCCAGGCGCTGTCCGTCTCCTTCCAGCGCCGGTCCATGTTGGGGACGATGCCCTCGAACGGCTTCGAGGTCGTGTAGTTGCGCAAGCCGTCGGCATAGGTCAGAGGCACGATCTTGCCATCGGAGCCGAACAGGATGACCCGGCGCGCCTCCTCGGGCAGCTCGGACCAGGGCGTCTTCATGCTGAAGTGATAGTGCTTCGCCAGGCTTTCGAGCGTCTGCGAGTAATATTGCGACGTCGAATTGGCCCAAGGCGCGATGGCGCCGTCGGCCAGCGACTTGCGCTCGTCCGGCACGATCATGTCCGGATCGAAATACATCTTGGCGCCGAGCCCGTCGCAGGCCGGGCAGGCGCCGAATGGGTTGTTGAACGAGAAGAGCCTGGGTTCGATCTCGTCGATGGTGAAGCCCGAAACCGGGCAGGCGAACTTGGCCGAGAAGGTCGTGCGCTCGCCGCCGTCGGCATTCTCGGCAATGAGCAGCCCGTCCGAGAGCTCGAGCGCAGTCTCGATCGAATCGGCGAGCCGGTTGCCGAGCTCGCCCGACACCACGACGCGGTCGACCACGACCTCGATGTCGTGCTTCAGCTTCTTGTTGAGCGCCGGCGCCTCGTCGATGTCATAGAGCGTGCCGTCGATCTTGACGCGCTGGAAGCCGCGCTTCTGCAGATCCTGCAGCTCCTTCTTGTACTCGCCCTTGCGGCCGCGCACGACCGGTGCCAGCAGCAGGAGGCGCGTGCCCTCCGGCATGCCCAAGATCCGGTCGACCATCTGGCTCACCGTCTGGCTCTCGATCGGCAGGCCGGTCGCGGGCGAGTAGGGCACGCCGATGCGGGCGTAGAGCAGGCGCAGATAATCGTAGATCTCGGTGACCGTGCCGACGGTCGAGCGTGGGTTCTTCGACGTCGTCTTCTGCTCGATCGAGATGGCGGGCGACAGGCCCTCGATCGAATCGACGTCCGGCTTCTGCATCAGCTCGAGGAACTGGCGGGCATAGGCCGAGAGGGACTCGACATAGCGGCGCTGGCCTTCGGCATAGATCGTGTCGAACGCCAGCGACGATTTACCAGAGCCCGACAGGCCGGTGATGACCACGAGCTTGTCGCGGGGAATATCGACGTCGACGTTCTTGAGGTTGTGCTCGCGGGCGCCGCGCACGCTGATCTGCTGCATCAGGGGAGTCTTCCGTTGGGGAACGCGCACTATATGGCGCGGCCGGCCAGGAAATCGACTCAAGCCTGCTGCGCGGAATGGGAACAAAACGTGATCAACGTACAGCAGGTGACAACCGCTGCCAATGATCTTTAGCCCCACGGTTAGGTCGCAGGCTTGCGTGCGTGCACTGCACAATGCGATAAGATAGAATGTTTCAAAAATTGGTACCGTGAGAAACCAATGCTTGCCGATTCAGGGGTTGAAAGAGCCGATATCGATCGCGTGCAACGCAGCATGCTGGCGTCGCGTCTGCGGGCGCTGCTTGCCAGCTCGACCGCGTCGACTGCGGACGGCGCTACCCTCGAACGTCTGCTGCGCGAGCGACTCTTCGTGCTGGCCGAGCAAGCGGAGATCGACCCGTTCGGCAACCCGATCCTGCTCATGGCGCTCGAGTTCTCGCGCATGATGGATGGCGGCCAGGCCTCGGCGGGTGCCATCGACCAGCTGATCCAGCGCCTCTCGGTCAAGTCCTTCGCTGACCGGGTCGACCGGCAGGTGCGCTATCTGGGCGACATGGACCCGCAGGGGAACGCGCTCGCCATCGCCGCCGTGGTGCGTGCCGTGGCCGGAACGCCGCTTCTGCCGTTCGAGGCGTTTCGCACGCGCATTGAGCGCGTGGTGCTGGGCATCGTGCTGACCGCACACCCGACCTTCGGCATGCCGGTCGAGCTGGCGCGGGCGCTCATGCGCATGGCGAGCGGGCGAGACGAGGCAGGCGGCCCGCTGGGATCCACTGCCGGTGCCGAGACGCTGCGCGAGGTGATGAATGCCGAGCACCTGCCGCCCCAGGACCTGACGCTCGCGGTCGAGCATGAGTTCTCGGTCGAGGCGCTCGGCCATATCCAGGCGGCGCTCGACCGGGTGAACGAGATCGTGCTCGACGTCGCGGCCGAGCTCTACCCGGAGCGCTGGACCGAGCTGCGTCCGAGCCTGATCACGGCGGCCTCCTGGGTCGGCTACGACCTCGACGGCCGGACCGACATCGCCTGGAGCGATACGTTCGCCAAGCGCCTGGGGGTGAAGCTCGCGCAGTTGAAGCGCCATCGCGCGGCGGCTCAGCGGCTGGCCGCGGTGGAGAAGCCGGTCGCAGCGGCGCTGGCCCCCGCCGTGGAGCAGCTCGACCGGGCGATCGCCATGGTCGAGCGCGAGCAGGCGGTGCTCGCCACCGTCTCGGGCCATCCGGAGCGGGTCGGCGAGCTCTCCCACCTGTTCGTCGAGGGGCGGGACGCGGGCCTGGTGTCGGCAGCACCCCTGCGCGCGGCGGTCGCGGCGGGGCTGGCGGCGAGCGAGGACCGGGTGGTGCGGCGCGACCTCGTGGCGCTCGACGCGAGCCTGATGAGCCACGGGCTGGGGCTCGCCCATACCCATGTGCGCTTGAACGCGACCCAGCTGCACAATGCGATCCGCAAGCAGGTCGGCATGGAAACGGCGCCGAACGATCCGAGCCACCGGCGCAGCTATCACAATGCGATCAACGACCTGCTGGGTGCGGTCGAGCCGGTCAAGGTCAATTTCGCCGATCTGATGGCCGAGCGGGCGACGGCGAAGCGCCTGTTCATGATCGTCCAGCAGATGGTGAAATACGTCGATGCCGACACGCCCGTCCGCTTCCTGATCGCCGAGACCGAGGCCGGCTTCACGCTCCTGACCGCGCTCTATTACGCGCGCCTGTTCGGCGTCGAGGACCAGGTCGAGATCTCGCCGCTCTATGAGACGGCGGAAGCGCTCGAGCGCGGCGACGGCATCATCGAGGAGGCGCTCCGCAGCCCGCACTACAAGGCGTACCTGAAGCGGACTGGGCGGCTCACGGTGCAGTTCGGCTTCTCCGATTCCGGGCGCTACCTCGGCCAGATGGCGGCGACCTTCATGATCGAGCGGCTGCGCCTCCGGCTTGCGACGCTGCTGGCACGCCACGAACTCGGCGACGTCCAGATCGTGCTGTTCAACACGCACGGCGAATCGATCGGCCGCGGCGGCCATCCGTCGAGCCTCGTTGACCGGCTGCGCTATGTCAGCCCGCCGGTGACCCGCGCCAATTTCGCGAACCTCGGCATCGCGGTGAAAGAGGAGGTGAGCTTCCAGGGCGGCGACGGCTTCCTGCCGTTCATGGGCTTCGCCTCGGCGCTGGCCGTGCTGCGCGGCGTGCTCGAGACCATGCTGCTGCCGGACCCGGAGGCGGTCGAAGACCCGATCTATCGCGAGAACGACTACGCGGTCGAGTTCTTCGCCACGATCCAGCAGCTGTTCGAGAGCCTGGTCGAGGACCCGAATTATGCGGTGCTGGTCAGCGCCTATGGTGCCAACCTCGTGCCGCGCACCGGCTCGCGCCCGACCAAGCGCCAGCACGACGGCTCGGCGCGCGCCATGGAGGTGACGCACGTCTCGCAGATCCGCGCCATCCCGAACAACGCGATCCTGCAGCAGCTGGGACTGCTCGCGAACACGCTCTATGGCGTCGGTCGCGCGCGCGCCAAGGACCCGGAGCTGTTCAACGAGCTCACCCAGCGCTCGCCGCGCTTCCGGCGCGCGATGGTCATGGTCGAGACGGCACTGGGCTTCAGCGACCTTGATGTGCTGAAGGCCCATATCGACACGCTCAATCCCGGCATGTGGCTGTCGCGCTCGGCCGTGACGCGGCGGCCGACCCGGGCGACGGAGCTGCGCGGCGTGTCGAGCGCGCTCGAGCGGCTCGACCTATATCCGGCTTTGATCAAGCTCTATCGCCGGCTTCAGGCCGATTTCCTCGACCTGACCGACCGGGCCGGCGCCCATGGCGGCGGGCTCGAGGGCAAGCTGGAGCCGGATCGCCACCACACGCTGGTCCTGCTGCATGTCGTACGGCTTGCGCTGATCCACCGGATCTATCTGCTGGCCATGCACGTGCCGGACTTCTCGCCGCATCACGGGCTGATGCGTGCCGACATCGTGGCCCGGCTCATCCGACTCGACGTGCCGGGTGCGGTGCAGCTGCTGAAGGACATCTTCCCCAAGGTCGACCCGGGCGCGCTGCCGGCCGAGGCCCGCGTGGCCGAGCCCTCGACCTACGAGGGCGAGGCGACGCAGGGCTATGCGCGCGAGCACGAGACGCTGTTCGATCCTCTTCTGGCGCTCTACGGCCAGGTGCTGCGGCTCTCCAACGCGATCGCGTATCAAATCGGCGCCGTCGGCTAACGTCACCCTTGCGTCCGGCCGGCCATCCGGCCTACGTCAAGGGCATCGATTCCAATGGTGCATAGGGGTGTTTCATGGCCGGTTCGGTGAACAAGGTCATCCTGGTCGGCAATCTCGGCAAGGATCCGGAGATCCGCACGACCAACGACGGCACCAAGGTGGCGAGCCTGTCGGTCGCGACGTCCGAGACCTGGAAGGACCGGAACTCGGGCGAGCGCAAGGAGCGCACCGAGTGGCATCGCGTGGTGATCTTCAACGACCGGCTGGTCGAGGTCGCCGAGCGGTTCTTGAAGAAGGGCGCCAAGATCTATCTCGAAGGTGCCTTGCAGACCCGCAAGTGGACCGACAATTCCGGCCAGGAACGCTATACGACCGAGGTCGTGCTGCAGAAGTTCCGCGGCGAGCTCACCATGCTCGACGGCCGCCAGGGTGGTGGCGGCGAGTTCGGTGACGACGAGGGCGGCGGCTACAGCAGCGGCGGCGGTTACGGCGGCGGCGGTTATAGCGGTGGGGGCGGGGGCGGCTATAGCGGCGGCTCGCGCGGCGGTTCCGGCTCGTCTGGCTCGGGCGGCGGCAGCCGCGGCCCGGCGCCCGCGACCGATCTCGACGACGAGATTCCGTTCTAGTTTACACCTATCAAGTAGATGTAAACAGAATGGTATAAGACCCAGAAAACACGGCGAAACTTCCCCGTTGTCATGTTTTCTGGGTCGTGCGAGAACCTGGGTGTAAGTAGCACCTGGAGTTTTCGTGTTGACAACAGCGTCCCCGTTTCGAATTCACACCGTCGTCATGGAGAACGGGGAGCGGTTGCCAACGCTCCTGAATGCGGCCACCGGTATGCCGCTCTTTGAGCCGATGGCGTACATTCTGACGCAGGTCCGAGCGACAGCTGCTGCGGCCAATACGATCACGGCTCACCTATCCGCGATCGCGATTCTGCTTATCCACACTGACACCTGGGGGATCGACCTTTCACGGCGGATCGCGTCTGGAGCTTTTCTCGATCTCAATGAGATCGATGCTCTTGCCGCAGCTGTGAAGCTTAAGAGCAAGGACCTTCTGTCTCGGCTCCTGAAATCGAAGGCGCGGACTCATTCCGATGCCGCGCCGACCATCCCGCTGGAGAGAGTACGAAAGCGGGCGCCAGTCGTCAGAGAGCAAACAGTCAATCGCTACACGGCGGCCAATCGGATGCGCGTCATATACGCCTATCTCTATTGGCTCACAGATGATCACCTTGCCCGGATCCAATCGACGCATCCCAACTACGGTGTGACGTTGGCAAAGCGCGATCAAATGCTCGAAGCAATCGATGCACGCATTCTCCGAGAAGGAAGCTCATCGTCTAACAGAGAGGGGCTGGACCCGGAAGAACGTGAAGCTCTCCTGGAATGCATCGAGCCAAATTCTCCCAATAATCCCTGGAAAGACTCCAGGGTGGCGGCCAGAAACAAGTTAATTGTCCTATTGCTCTACCATCTTGGAATTCGAGGAGGCGAACTCCTCGCCGCATATGTTGACGATCTCGACTTTCGATCAAACGCGATGAAGATCGTCCGCAGACCTGACAATCCGTTGGATCCTCGAAGCATCCAGCCGACGGTGAAGACGCTTGAACGCATACTTCCCGTGAACCAGGG
This genomic interval carries:
- a CDS encoding tyrosine-type recombinase/integrase, coding for MPTLLNAATGMPLFEPMAYILTQVRATAAAANTITAHLSAIAILLIHTDTWGIDLSRRIASGAFLDLNEIDALAAAVKLKSKDLLSRLLKSKARTHSDAAPTIPLERVRKRAPVVREQTVNRYTAANRMRVIYAYLYWLTDDHLARIQSTHPNYGVTLAKRDQMLEAIDARILREGSSSSNREGLDPEEREALLECIEPNSPNNPWKDSRVAARNKLIVLLLYHLGIRGGELLAAYVDDLDFRSNAMKIVRRPDNPLDPRSIQPTVKTLERILPVNQGLIDLAFAYLGERRAVQGSSKHPFLLVETDHGRPLSKSALAKIFKEIRSTNKKMLSRVTPHVLRHDWNDRFSEAMDRGNVPEAKEEKYRSNMMGWAEGSNTAETYTKRHIRRKASEYSLKMQAKALGDNNNG